In the genome of Cellvibrio sp. KY-YJ-3, one region contains:
- a CDS encoding CPXCG motif-containing cysteine-rich protein: protein MSLQEECFLDCPYCGEPISVLVDCSLEQQTYVEDCQVCCQPMVLQVTVDEEGIASVYAQREDE, encoded by the coding sequence ATGAGTTTGCAAGAAGAGTGTTTTCTCGATTGCCCCTACTGCGGCGAGCCGATCAGTGTGCTGGTGGACTGCTCGCTGGAGCAGCAAACCTATGTGGAAGATTGCCAGGTCTGCTGCCAGCCAATGGTGTTACAGGTGACAGTTGATGAAGAGGGTATAGCAAGTGTTTACGCCCAGCGTGAGGATGAATA
- the ubiD gene encoding 4-hydroxy-3-polyprenylbenzoate decarboxylase: MKYKDLRDFIDLLEARGLLKRIKQEIDPNLEMTEICDRTLRAGGPALLFENPKGYTIPVLANLFGTPERVALGMGQESVSALREVGKLLAFLKEPEPPKGFKDAWDKLPLFKQVLNLAPKVLGKAQCQDVVLEGDAVNLDLLPIQTCWPGDAGPLVTWPLVVTRGPHKERQNLGIYRMQKIGKNRLIMRWLSHRGGALDFREFQIQNPGKNYPVAVALGADPATILGAVTPVPDTLSEYGFAGLLRGDKTEVVKCIGNDLQVPASAEFILEGYIAPNDLAPEGPFGDHTGYYNEVDNFPVFTVERITHRRNPIYHSTYTGRPPDEPAILGVALNEVFVPILQKQFPEIVDFYLPPEGCSYRMAVVTMKKQYPGHAKRVMMGVWSFLRQFMYTKFVIVTDDDINARDWNDVIWAMTTRMDPARDTVMIENTPIDYLDFASPVSGLGSKIGFDATNKWPGETVREWGTPIVMDEQVKARVDEIWNELGIDLPSAY, from the coding sequence ATGAAATACAAAGACCTAAGGGATTTTATCGATTTGCTGGAGGCGCGCGGTTTATTAAAACGCATCAAGCAAGAAATCGACCCCAACCTTGAAATGACTGAAATTTGCGACCGCACGCTGCGCGCCGGTGGCCCAGCGTTGCTGTTTGAAAATCCCAAAGGTTATACCATTCCGGTGCTGGCCAACTTATTTGGCACCCCCGAGCGAGTGGCTTTGGGCATGGGGCAGGAGTCGGTAAGTGCGCTGCGCGAGGTGGGCAAGTTGCTCGCCTTTTTAAAAGAGCCGGAACCACCTAAAGGTTTTAAAGATGCCTGGGATAAATTGCCTTTATTTAAACAGGTATTAAATCTGGCTCCCAAAGTATTGGGCAAAGCCCAGTGTCAGGATGTGGTGCTGGAAGGCGATGCCGTCAATTTGGATCTGTTGCCAATTCAAACTTGTTGGCCGGGTGATGCCGGGCCCTTGGTGACTTGGCCGCTTGTTGTTACCCGTGGGCCGCACAAAGAGCGGCAGAACCTGGGTATTTACCGCATGCAAAAAATCGGTAAAAACCGGCTGATTATGCGCTGGCTTTCCCATCGCGGCGGTGCGTTGGATTTTCGCGAATTTCAAATTCAAAACCCCGGCAAAAATTATCCCGTTGCAGTTGCTCTCGGTGCTGATCCCGCAACTATTCTTGGAGCGGTAACACCAGTGCCGGATACTTTGTCTGAATACGGTTTTGCCGGATTGTTGCGCGGCGATAAAACTGAAGTAGTGAAATGTATCGGCAACGATTTACAAGTGCCGGCATCGGCCGAGTTTATTTTGGAAGGCTATATTGCACCCAATGATCTGGCGCCCGAGGGGCCATTTGGCGATCACACCGGTTATTACAACGAAGTGGATAATTTTCCGGTATTTACCGTCGAGCGTATTACCCATCGTCGCAATCCAATTTATCACAGCACTTACACTGGCCGTCCGCCGGATGAACCCGCTATTCTCGGTGTGGCACTCAACGAAGTGTTTGTGCCGATTTTGCAAAAACAATTTCCGGAAATTGTGGATTTTTATTTGCCACCCGAAGGCTGTTCTTATCGCATGGCGGTGGTCACAATGAAAAAACAATATCCCGGTCACGCCAAGCGGGTGATGATGGGGGTGTGGAGTTTTCTGCGGCAATTTATGTACACCAAATTTGTGATTGTCACCGACGATGATATTAATGCGCGCGATTGGAATGATGTGATTTGGGCGATGACCACGCGCATGGACCCGGCGCGCGACACAGTGATGATTGAAAATACACCGATTGATTATCTCGATTTTGCCTCGCCGGTTTCCGGTTTGGGTTCCAAAATTGGTTTTGATGCCACTAACAAATGGCCCGGTGAAACTGTGCGCGAATGGGGCACACCTATTGTGATGGATGAACAGGTAAAAGCGCGGGTTGATGAGATCTGGAATGAATTGGGCATAGATTTGCCATCCGCCTATTAA